The Saprospiraceae bacterium genome includes a window with the following:
- a CDS encoding glycosyltransferase family 2 protein, whose protein sequence is MYKGQKVIVVLPAYNAGLTLEKTYKEIPFDLVDEVILCDDASKDNTVELARQIGIKHIISHERNKGYGGNQKSLYNKALAMGGDIIIMLHPDYQYTPQLIPSFVNIIGEGLYPVVLGSRILGKGALRGGMPLYKYIANRFLTLTQNILVNYKLSEYHTGYRAFSKGVLESIKYNENSDDFVFDNEMLSQIIYKGFDIGEVTCPTKYFDEASSINFKRSMKYGLGVLRVSLVHLLNKAGILRSKIY, encoded by the coding sequence ATGTATAAAGGCCAAAAAGTCATCGTTGTGCTTCCCGCTTATAATGCCGGTCTGACACTTGAAAAAACATATAAAGAAATACCTTTCGACCTGGTGGACGAAGTGATTCTTTGTGATGACGCAAGTAAGGACAACACGGTTGAATTAGCAAGACAGATCGGTATTAAGCATATCATATCTCATGAAAGAAATAAAGGATATGGCGGTAACCAAAAATCACTTTACAACAAAGCACTGGCGATGGGCGGTGATATCATTATTATGCTTCATCCTGACTATCAGTACACGCCACAATTAATCCCTTCTTTCGTCAACATTATAGGTGAAGGTCTTTATCCGGTAGTTTTAGGATCCCGTATTCTTGGTAAAGGAGCACTCAGAGGAGGTATGCCCCTTTATAAATATATTGCCAACAGGTTTCTTACATTAACACAAAACATACTGGTCAACTATAAATTATCTGAATACCACACCGGTTACAGAGCTTTCAGCAAAGGTGTTTTAGAGTCTATTAAATATAATGAAAACTCTGATGATTTTGTGTTTGATAATGAAATGCTCTCGCAAATCATCTACAAAGGTTTTGACATCGGCGAAGTGACGTGCCCTACCAAATATTTTGATGAAGCATCATCCATCAATTTCAAAAGAAGTATGAAATATGGATTGGGTGTACTGAGAGTTTCATTGGTACACTTATTGAATAAAGCCGGTATTTTAAGGTCAAAAATATATTGA
- a CDS encoding glycosyl hydrolase 53 family protein has protein sequence MRFLFLLLILISFGMANGQPLYLGADLSYVNEMEDCGVKYKENQVQKDVYKIFADRGCNLVRLRLWHTPKWHDNLNAGKRYSDFADVKKSIRRAKENNMKVLLNFHLSDNWADPQKQLVPDAWLAVVNNLPILKDSLYNYIYKTLSDLNKEELLPEMLQIGNETNKGIMLSPADNAQWNLNWNRNSQLFNTAIKAVRDVERETGKKIEIALHLAAPEELKWLLDGFLNNGVVDFDIIGMSYYWAWHKPTTIAKTGEVIKSLKQKHPDKQIMIFETGYIWTTASNDPAPNIISEVHPSYSPASPSSQLNWLVDLTEEVVKNGGNGVLYWEPAWVSSPCFTQWGKGSHQEHAAFFDFNNNLMNNAGIGWLGRNYVSSTIQNPESTFTTVVQKDQILIKTELIQTSNDSVQYHIFNLSGQEIKSGLLNNVRAGEDQFIVDISNISSGWYVMILGSKTDILTSYRFVR, from the coding sequence ATGAGATTTTTATTTTTACTACTTATCCTGATTTCTTTCGGAATGGCTAATGGCCAACCACTTTACTTAGGGGCAGATCTTTCTTATGTGAATGAAATGGAAGATTGTGGCGTAAAATATAAGGAAAATCAGGTACAGAAAGATGTCTATAAAATATTTGCAGATCGGGGATGCAATCTGGTAAGACTGAGATTGTGGCATACTCCCAAATGGCATGACAATCTGAATGCCGGAAAGAGATATTCTGATTTTGCGGATGTAAAAAAATCCATCAGACGGGCGAAAGAAAATAACATGAAAGTGCTACTTAATTTTCACTTGTCTGATAACTGGGCAGACCCCCAAAAACAATTAGTTCCGGATGCATGGCTGGCTGTGGTGAACAACCTGCCAATACTGAAAGATTCGCTATACAATTATATATACAAAACGCTAAGTGACCTGAATAAAGAAGAACTGCTGCCTGAAATGCTGCAGATAGGAAATGAAACCAATAAAGGAATTATGCTTTCACCTGCCGATAATGCTCAGTGGAATCTGAACTGGAACAGAAACAGTCAGCTTTTTAATACAGCCATCAAAGCGGTACGGGATGTTGAAAGAGAAACAGGTAAAAAAATTGAAATAGCTCTCCATCTCGCTGCGCCGGAAGAACTGAAATGGCTATTGGATGGATTTCTGAATAACGGGGTTGTGGACTTTGACATCATCGGAATGTCTTACTACTGGGCCTGGCACAAGCCAACTACCATTGCCAAGACGGGAGAAGTCATCAAATCATTAAAACAAAAACATCCGGATAAACAAATAATGATTTTTGAAACAGGATACATCTGGACTACAGCATCCAATGACCCTGCCCCCAATATTATAAGCGAAGTACATCCCTCTTACAGCCCTGCCAGCCCTTCCAGTCAATTAAACTGGCTGGTGGATCTGACGGAAGAAGTTGTGAAGAATGGCGGTAATGGCGTTCTGTATTGGGAACCGGCCTGGGTGTCTTCGCCCTGTTTTACGCAATGGGGAAAAGGTTCTCATCAGGAGCACGCCGCATTTTTTGATTTCAACAACAATCTCATGAATAATGCAGGAATAGGATGGCTGGGCAGAAATTATGTCAGTTCGACAATACAAAACCCGGAGTCAACTTTTACAACTGTTGTTCAAAAAGATCAGATACTGATAAAAACGGAATTGATTCAAACGTCCAATGACAGTGTGCAATACCACATTTTTAACCTGTCAGGACAGGAGATAAAATCCGGCTTGTTGAACAATGTACGGGCAGGTGAAGATCAGTTTATTGTCGACATTTCAAATATCTCTTCCGGATGGTATGTAATGATTTTGGGCAGTAAAACTGACATACTAACCAGTTACAGGTTTGTGAGATGA
- a CDS encoding glycosyltransferase gives MDKKVKKLVFTVTNDLVQDQRMHRICTTLINEDYDVLLVGRKKSGSGEVLTLPFRQRRLFCFFQKGFLFYAEYNIRLFFFLMGLKFDLVCSIDTDTLAPCRMVSWLNGKKMTYDAHEYFTEVPELEGRMFVKLFWKWVEFLFLRGCNACYTVNKSLASIFTEKYGIPFTAIYNVPEMVSEYNSNENLTSDHKILFYQGVLNKGRGLEDIILAMEFLPDFKLQIAGEGDLSEALRNLAMHSGASERIKFLGWLTPTELKTKTTEVWLGLNLLDKKSLSYYYSLANKFFDYMHAGVPSLNMNFPEYVQIIEEYPIGICVEDHKPETLVKVIKELGNNMALYDSLKVNCRVASKKYNWENEAVKLSELYRKVLH, from the coding sequence ATGGATAAAAAAGTAAAAAAATTAGTTTTTACGGTTACCAATGACCTTGTTCAGGATCAGAGAATGCACCGCATTTGTACAACCTTAATTAATGAAGATTACGACGTTTTATTGGTAGGTCGTAAAAAATCAGGTTCGGGAGAAGTGCTGACTTTGCCCTTTCGTCAACGAAGATTATTTTGTTTTTTTCAAAAGGGTTTCCTGTTTTATGCCGAATATAATATCAGACTATTCTTTTTTCTGATGGGTTTAAAATTTGATTTGGTGTGTAGTATTGATACAGACACATTAGCACCTTGCAGAATGGTATCATGGTTGAATGGCAAAAAAATGACCTATGATGCACATGAGTATTTTACGGAAGTACCCGAATTAGAAGGACGGATGTTTGTAAAATTATTCTGGAAATGGGTTGAGTTTTTATTTTTAAGAGGCTGTAACGCATGTTACACGGTTAATAAAAGTCTTGCATCTATTTTTACTGAAAAATACGGAATTCCATTTACGGCTATCTACAATGTTCCTGAAATGGTTTCTGAGTATAATTCTAATGAAAATCTGACATCTGACCATAAAATCTTATTTTATCAGGGAGTACTCAATAAAGGTCGAGGACTCGAAGACATTATACTGGCGATGGAGTTTCTTCCGGATTTTAAACTACAGATAGCCGGTGAAGGCGATCTCTCAGAAGCACTCAGAAATCTGGCTATGCATTCCGGTGCTTCCGAAAGAATAAAATTTCTTGGATGGTTGACTCCCACTGAATTGAAGACCAAAACAACAGAAGTATGGCTTGGATTAAATTTACTGGATAAAAAAAGTCTGAGTTATTATTATTCATTGGCCAATAAATTTTTTGACTACATGCATGCCGGTGTGCCTTCCTTAAATATGAATTTTCCGGAGTATGTTCAGATTATAGAAGAGTATCCGATCGGGATTTGTGTTGAAGATCATAAACCCGAAACATTGGTGAAAGTTATAAAAGAGCTTGGGAATAATATGGCTCTGTATGATTCATTAAAAGTAAATTGTCGGGTTGCTTCTAAAAAGTATAATTGGGAAAATGAGGCGGTTAAACTGTCAGAATTGTACAGAAAAGTATTGCACTAG
- a CDS encoding RecQ family ATP-dependent DNA helicase, with amino-acid sequence MKDLNQILKQYWGFDEFRAPQDSIIHSVLENKDTIALLPTGGGKSLCYQLPALMLEGKTIVVSPLIALMQDQVSALLAKGIKAKSLNATLTYREIDIILDNFVYGDLKILYISPERITSDIFITRFAKAKISLIAVDEAHCISQWGYDFRPSYFNIHLLREVHKNVPIIALTATATPLVVKDIREKLELRNPQEFKKSFSRENLSFTVINTEDKNGDLLHVLSKLKGCGIIYVRNRKETILISKWLAGHNISSVSYHGGMEKNARDHNQTLWMRNSVQIMVSTNAFGMGIDKPDVRFVIHLDVAPSIEEYYQEAGRAGRDGKSSVAVSIIDKNNCDDAIQNLKDQFPDTEVIADIYDKLCRFYKVAYGSGQNENFDFNLSDFVIYASMPSKKIFHIMNILEKEGWVLFSDGFKEPTRIMIICHHEDLQFADILAKEKSLFITHLLRKYEGLFIDYVKIDEDKIARELDIDVSQVDRYLNILKAEAIIAVHPKKSLPQITFLLDRPEKRSFSIDKKAYNLRQKMATDRMNAMLKYLQQDEMCRQKFIVEYFGEKGVECGKCDICKGAGQSDVKTEDFVLILDHIGKINQNQLMTSKSYVALYPFNKRKMILKALKILESENKLYFDQKGYMHIRTNG; translated from the coding sequence TTGAAAGATCTTAACCAAATATTAAAACAGTATTGGGGATTTGACGAATTCAGGGCACCACAAGATAGTATTATCCATTCAGTTTTAGAGAATAAGGACACTATTGCGCTTTTGCCTACAGGCGGTGGAAAATCGCTTTGCTATCAATTACCGGCCTTGATGCTGGAAGGAAAAACTATTGTCGTATCACCTTTGATAGCCTTGATGCAGGATCAGGTTAGTGCACTCCTAGCAAAAGGAATCAAAGCTAAATCACTGAATGCTACCCTGACGTACAGAGAAATTGATATCATCCTGGACAATTTTGTTTACGGGGATTTGAAAATATTATACATCTCTCCTGAAAGAATCACTTCTGATATTTTTATTACCCGTTTTGCGAAGGCCAAAATAAGTCTGATTGCCGTTGATGAAGCACATTGTATATCTCAATGGGGCTATGATTTCAGACCATCCTACTTTAATATCCACTTATTGCGTGAAGTACACAAAAATGTGCCAATCATCGCACTGACGGCAACGGCTACACCTTTAGTGGTAAAAGACATCCGGGAAAAGCTCGAACTCAGAAATCCACAAGAGTTCAAAAAAAGTTTTTCTAGAGAGAATTTAAGCTTTACGGTTATTAACACAGAAGATAAAAATGGGGACTTATTACATGTACTGAGTAAGCTGAAAGGTTGCGGTATTATATATGTAAGAAACAGGAAAGAAACCATCCTGATAAGCAAATGGCTGGCCGGACACAACATCAGTTCTGTAAGCTATCATGGTGGAATGGAAAAAAATGCACGTGATCACAATCAGACATTGTGGATGCGAAATTCAGTGCAGATCATGGTTTCTACAAATGCTTTCGGGATGGGTATCGATAAGCCTGATGTACGGTTTGTCATCCATCTGGATGTAGCCCCCAGTATTGAAGAATATTATCAGGAAGCAGGCCGTGCAGGGCGGGATGGCAAATCTTCTGTTGCCGTCAGCATCATAGATAAAAACAATTGCGATGATGCTATACAAAATCTAAAAGATCAATTTCCGGATACGGAAGTAATCGCAGATATATATGATAAACTGTGCAGATTTTATAAAGTCGCTTATGGATCCGGTCAGAATGAAAATTTTGATTTTAATCTCTCTGATTTTGTCATTTATGCCTCGATGCCTTCAAAAAAGATTTTTCATATTATGAATATTCTGGAGAAAGAAGGATGGGTGCTGTTCAGCGATGGATTCAAAGAACCTACACGGATTATGATCATTTGTCATCATGAAGATTTACAATTTGCAGATATACTGGCTAAAGAGAAGTCCTTATTTATAACGCATTTACTCAGAAAGTATGAAGGGCTTTTTATTGATTATGTAAAAATTGATGAAGATAAAATTGCCCGTGAATTGGACATAGATGTGAGTCAGGTTGACAGATATCTGAATATACTGAAAGCCGAAGCCATCATAGCGGTACACCCAAAAAAATCTCTGCCACAGATTACCTTTTTATTGGACAGACCGGAAAAAAGATCTTTTTCGATAGATAAAAAAGCTTACAACCTGAGACAGAAAATGGCAACAGATCGGATGAATGCCATGCTGAAATACCTGCAGCAGGATGAAATGTGCAGACAAAAATTTATTGTTGAATATTTTGGAGAAAAGGGTGTCGAATGCGGAAAGTGTGACATCTGTAAAGGTGCCGGACAATCTGATGTCAAAACGGAAGATTTTGTGCTGATTCTGGATCACATTGGTAAGATAAATCAAAATCAATTAATGACCAGTAAAAGTTATGTTGCTTTGTATCCTTTCAACAAAAGAAAAATGATATTAAAAGCACTCAAAATATTAGAATCAGAAAACAAATTGTACTTTGATCAGAAAGGGTACATGCATATCCGCACCAATGGATAA
- a CDS encoding outer membrane beta-barrel protein: protein MSTRYVFFPTNIQKMTIRAFCLLLTLSFLIFASSVSGQYKEISIGAGLSNYWGDLNAPDFPSNFSNGGFAFQFGGRYIYRKYFGVRANLLFGRLSGTDSKSNIGWQQLRNLSFKSPLAELAVMGELYIFGYETFEGSSVFSPYLTTGLGVFRFDPSTKYRGDFVRLQPLGTEGQGMPGFKDKYSLISFAVLFGGGAKFKLSDKINISAEVVGRRTFTDYIDDVSDKYVSYDELRQGNGELAANLGIRWSEYLGQEEIVSPATGDQRGGAQVKDYYFISTISVNIRIGDGRGGFNRGRKVNCPKF from the coding sequence TTGAGCACAAGATATGTGTTTTTTCCAACCAATATTCAAAAGATGACTATAAGAGCTTTTTGTTTATTACTTACTTTATCCTTTCTTATATTTGCTTCCAGTGTTTCCGGGCAGTATAAAGAAATCAGTATAGGGGCTGGTTTGTCCAATTACTGGGGTGATTTGAACGCCCCGGATTTTCCTTCGAATTTTTCAAACGGCGGGTTTGCATTTCAATTTGGTGGCAGATATATATACAGGAAATATTTTGGTGTAAGAGCCAATTTGTTATTTGGGAGACTATCTGGTACAGACAGCAAGTCTAATATTGGCTGGCAACAATTAAGAAATTTAAGCTTCAAATCACCTTTAGCAGAATTGGCAGTCATGGGTGAGTTATATATTTTTGGTTATGAGACCTTTGAAGGTTCTTCTGTTTTTTCGCCTTATCTCACGACCGGATTGGGCGTTTTCAGATTTGACCCCAGTACAAAATACCGGGGCGATTTTGTACGATTGCAACCATTAGGTACCGAAGGTCAGGGGATGCCGGGCTTCAAAGACAAATACAGCCTGATTAGTTTTGCTGTTCTCTTTGGAGGCGGCGCCAAATTCAAACTTTCAGATAAAATCAACATCAGTGCGGAAGTGGTAGGAAGAAGAACATTTACCGATTATATAGATGATGTGAGTGATAAATATGTCAGCTATGACGAATTGCGGCAAGGTAATGGTGAATTGGCTGCCAATCTCGGAATTCGATGGTCAGAATATCTTGGACAGGAAGAAATTGTATCACCTGCTACAGGGGATCAGCGTGGAGGAGCTCAGGTAAAAGATTACTATTTTATATCCACAATTTCAGTCAACATCCGTATAGGAGATGGAAGGGGAGGATTTAATAGAGGGAGAAAAGTCAATTGTCCCAAGTTTTAA
- a CDS encoding S8 family serine peptidase, producing the protein MRNFFIVFISLFLIIHIGSSQNVPNDWYYGNPGEGFMGISMQKAYDGILKDKSSRTVVVAVIDSGIDIDHEDLKENIWINAGEIPDNGIDDDKNGYIDDVYGWNFIGGPDGKNVGPDTYEATRVWAMLKYKYENANPALLNKTQKAEYDLYLRAKENVDKEVASAKNSLMQLQNVETKVMSALSTLETKLNGAELSKSTIEGVDATGSQDLAMAKNIVLQYIDGSDITTIDGIKEQISSEIKADGKRHQDKLDYAFNPDFDTRKTIVKDNYDDVNERIYGNNDVTGPDALHGTHVAGIIGAVRNNNLGMDGVADNVRLMSVRAVPDGDERDKDVANAIRYAVDNGATIINMSFGKGFGTHKQAVDEAVQYAAKKDVLLVHAAGNSAQDNDVTDNFPNANYEKKSGFLCKKKKKAANWIEVGALSYRDGEDYAATFSNYGKTQVDLFAPGVRIYSTMPGSEYAPLQGTSMAAPVVAGVAAVIRSYYPTLTAEQVKEAIMKSVTPITQEVKVPGSKTDKKKFSDMSVSGGVVNLDNALKVAATMKGKKKLKEVKA; encoded by the coding sequence ATGCGTAATTTTTTTATTGTTTTTATCTCTTTGTTTTTAATAATCCATATCGGATCTTCTCAAAATGTACCTAATGATTGGTATTATGGCAATCCCGGAGAGGGATTTATGGGCATTTCAATGCAAAAAGCATATGATGGTATATTAAAAGATAAAAGTTCAAGAACAGTAGTTGTCGCTGTTATAGATTCAGGAATTGACATTGATCATGAAGATCTGAAAGAAAATATTTGGATCAACGCAGGTGAAATACCTGACAACGGTATCGATGATGATAAAAACGGATACATAGATGATGTTTACGGTTGGAATTTTATAGGTGGACCTGACGGCAAAAATGTAGGACCGGATACTTACGAAGCTACCAGAGTGTGGGCTATGCTAAAGTATAAATATGAAAATGCGAACCCTGCATTATTAAATAAAACACAGAAAGCTGAGTACGATCTGTATCTGAGAGCTAAAGAAAATGTGGATAAAGAAGTGGCAAGTGCAAAAAACAGTCTGATGCAACTTCAGAATGTGGAAACAAAGGTAATGAGTGCATTATCGACGTTGGAAACAAAACTAAACGGTGCAGAATTGAGTAAGTCAACAATTGAAGGAGTGGATGCTACCGGAAGTCAGGACCTTGCTATGGCAAAAAACATTGTCCTTCAGTACATTGATGGTTCAGATATAACCACAATAGATGGAATCAAGGAACAAATTTCATCTGAAATAAAAGCAGATGGGAAAAGACATCAGGATAAACTGGATTATGCTTTCAATCCTGATTTTGATACCAGAAAGACTATTGTGAAAGATAATTATGACGATGTAAATGAACGTATTTACGGTAATAACGACGTGACCGGTCCGGACGCCTTGCACGGAACACATGTTGCCGGCATAATAGGTGCTGTTCGAAATAATAATTTGGGTATGGATGGTGTTGCAGATAATGTCAGACTAATGTCAGTGAGAGCAGTTCCGGATGGAGATGAAAGAGACAAGGACGTTGCAAATGCAATCAGGTATGCGGTGGACAATGGTGCTACCATCATCAATATGAGTTTTGGAAAGGGGTTTGGAACACACAAGCAAGCTGTTGATGAAGCAGTGCAATATGCTGCGAAAAAGGATGTTTTACTGGTGCATGCTGCCGGAAACTCTGCGCAGGATAATGATGTCACTGATAATTTTCCAAATGCAAACTACGAAAAGAAATCAGGTTTTTTGTGTAAGAAGAAAAAGAAAGCAGCTAATTGGATTGAAGTTGGTGCACTTTCATACAGAGATGGAGAAGACTATGCTGCAACTTTTTCCAATTACGGCAAAACACAAGTGGACCTTTTTGCTCCGGGTGTGAGAATTTATTCAACTATGCCGGGAAGTGAATATGCTCCTTTGCAGGGAACAAGCATGGCAGCACCAGTTGTAGCAGGTGTGGCTGCTGTTATCAGATCTTACTATCCGACGTTGACGGCTGAACAAGTAAAGGAAGCTATCATGAAATCAGTAACTCCTATCACTCAGGAAGTTAAAGTACCAGGTTCTAAAACGGACAAAAAGAAATTTTCAGATATGTCTGTGTCTGGTGGAGTGGTCAATCTGGATAACGCTCTCAAAGTAGCAGCTACCATGAAAGGTAAAAAGAAACTGAAAGAAGTTAAAGCCTAA
- the sbcD gene encoding exonuclease subunit SbcD, protein MKILHTSDWHIGKLLYKYELYEDIKYFFEWLTGFIIQEKIDVLLVSGDVFDLANPSTKDLKLYYDVLKKLVQTNVKVIITGGNHDGISLLNAPAEILAVLDIKIVGGMPENIFDQIIPIFNKNNELECVILAVPFLRDKDLRQSTEANLLTSKSEIIQSSIQNIYSRLVDKSFELYGKETPIIAMGHLLMYGSLTSDSEREIHIGNLDGLPVNLLSDSVQYYALGHIHKPQKVGNNKFIRYCGSPVYLDFSERQLEKQVIVLEIENQTISDPSVVKIPKNRELIRFSGNLKNIVECLENYKPDFALASLIELDILEDQFDPVFIVSAEELPTKYISDSYKIIKSRISFKDNPTHKISVHDGALISDFSPVDIFEKKLASDNVESNSREMLYDAYHQILEEMYSGEKNT, encoded by the coding sequence ATGAAAATTCTGCACACATCTGACTGGCATATCGGTAAGCTATTGTATAAGTATGAGCTTTATGAGGATATTAAATATTTTTTTGAATGGCTCACAGGATTTATCATACAGGAAAAGATAGATGTCTTGTTGGTCTCCGGAGATGTATTTGATTTGGCAAATCCTTCTACAAAGGACTTGAAACTGTACTACGATGTCTTGAAAAAGTTGGTTCAGACAAATGTAAAAGTGATCATTACCGGGGGCAATCACGATGGAATCAGTCTGCTGAATGCTCCTGCTGAAATTCTAGCTGTACTGGATATTAAAATTGTCGGAGGAATGCCGGAAAACATTTTTGATCAGATTATACCCATTTTCAATAAAAATAATGAATTGGAATGTGTAATTTTGGCAGTTCCTTTTCTCAGAGACAAAGACCTGAGGCAATCCACAGAAGCTAACCTTCTTACTTCCAAATCTGAAATAATTCAGTCTTCAATTCAAAATATTTATTCCCGATTAGTGGATAAATCTTTTGAACTTTATGGAAAAGAAACACCTATCATTGCAATGGGACATCTGCTGATGTATGGTTCGCTTACATCAGATAGTGAAAGAGAAATTCACATAGGTAATCTGGATGGATTACCCGTTAATCTGCTTTCTGATTCAGTACAATATTATGCTCTGGGGCATATCCACAAACCTCAGAAAGTAGGTAATAATAAATTCATCAGATATTGTGGTTCGCCGGTATATCTGGATTTTTCTGAGAGACAATTGGAAAAACAAGTCATTGTACTGGAAATTGAAAATCAGACAATATCTGATCCTTCAGTTGTCAAAATACCTAAAAACAGGGAATTGATAAGATTTAGCGGGAACCTTAAAAATATAGTTGAGTGTCTTGAAAATTACAAGCCTGATTTTGCACTCGCATCTTTGATAGAATTAGATATTCTGGAAGATCAGTTTGATCCTGTGTTCATCGTATCAGCGGAAGAATTGCCCACTAAATATATATCTGATTCATATAAAATCATTAAAAGCAGAATCAGTTTTAAAGACAACCCTACGCACAAAATATCGGTGCATGATGGTGCTTTAATCAGTGATTTCAGTCCGGTGGATATTTTTGAAAAAAAACTGGCATCTGATAATGTGGAGAGCAATTCGAGAGAAATGCTGTATGATGCATACCACCAGATTTTGGAAGAAATGTATTCCGGAGAAAAAAATACATAA
- a CDS encoding SGNH/GDSL hydrolase family protein gives MISRTPFIFILFLCISGGFHCSSSEIIEIPEVIVTPQPFNYLALGDSYTIGHGEKTEKTFPYLLQQSLTDKNYLFESNPKVIAKTGWTCDDLWAAIAKDSTLKNKYDMVSLLIGVNDQYRNYDIAYYPERFEKLVKKAIQLAGENPDNVIVVSIPDYAVTPFGQNQNPSKITKEIDAYNKINQEISERNHVHYVPITDISRMALNNPDLLVSDKLHPSGKMYGLWVERMLPKAESFLKK, from the coding sequence ATGATTTCAAGAACACCGTTCATTTTTATTCTGTTTTTATGTATTTCTGGCGGATTTCATTGCAGCTCATCTGAAATCATTGAAATTCCTGAAGTTATTGTAACGCCGCAACCATTCAATTATCTGGCTTTAGGTGACAGCTACACAATCGGTCATGGTGAAAAAACAGAAAAAACATTTCCATATTTATTGCAACAATCGTTAACAGACAAAAACTATCTTTTTGAATCCAACCCAAAAGTAATAGCTAAAACAGGCTGGACTTGTGATGATCTTTGGGCAGCTATAGCTAAAGACAGCACATTAAAAAATAAGTATGATATGGTTAGCCTTCTGATTGGGGTGAATGATCAGTATAGAAATTATGACATCGCTTACTACCCCGAAAGATTTGAAAAACTTGTAAAAAAGGCTATTCAATTGGCTGGCGAAAATCCTGATAATGTAATAGTAGTATCGATACCGGATTATGCTGTGACCCCATTTGGTCAGAATCAAAACCCTTCAAAAATAACCAAAGAAATCGATGCTTACAATAAAATAAATCAGGAAATTTCTGAACGTAATCATGTACATTATGTGCCTATCACGGACATTTCAAGAATGGCCTTAAATAATCCCGATCTTCTTGTATCTGATAAACTGCACCCATCCGGTAAAATGTATGGGCTTTGGGTTGAAAGAATGCTTCCAAAAGCAGAATCCTTCTTAAAAAAGTAA